A single region of the Polycladomyces zharkentensis genome encodes:
- a CDS encoding carbohydrate deacetylase has protein sequence MVAQLIVNADDFGLTPGVNRGILEAHEKGIVTSTSLMANTPGFDDAVRLARITPDLGVGFHFNLTYGVPLSPPEEIPSLVDEHGRFFFDPQWRGDFSRLGENWRPEDIQKELAAQWARVSKSGLTITHIDSHHFIQNLPHVYAPLAELARKEGLPMRHTFRFPKTPDEMKTLKHLFSSRETLPSDHPVTTERFIADFYYQEDGLDRLIRHLSSLEEGTTEINCHPGYVDEILPNISNWTEVREKELKVLTDESVLDLSRAEGIRFIHYGQLTE, from the coding sequence ATGGTGGCTCAATTGATCGTCAATGCGGATGATTTCGGTCTCACCCCCGGTGTCAATCGCGGAATCCTGGAAGCCCATGAAAAGGGGATCGTGACGAGTACCTCTCTCATGGCCAATACACCCGGTTTTGACGATGCTGTCAGACTGGCGCGCATCACCCCCGATCTGGGTGTGGGGTTCCATTTCAACTTGACTTATGGCGTCCCCCTTTCTCCTCCTGAAGAAATCCCGTCCCTCGTCGATGAACACGGTCGATTTTTCTTTGATCCCCAGTGGAGAGGAGACTTTTCTCGATTGGGAGAGAATTGGCGACCCGAAGACATTCAAAAAGAATTGGCGGCACAGTGGGCACGGGTGTCGAAGTCGGGTTTGACCATTACGCATATCGATTCCCATCACTTCATCCAAAACCTCCCGCATGTGTATGCGCCCTTGGCGGAGTTGGCCCGGAAAGAGGGGTTACCCATGCGGCACACCTTTCGTTTTCCAAAAACCCCGGATGAGATGAAAACTCTCAAACATCTTTTTTCAAGCAGGGAAACGCTCCCGTCGGATCATCCTGTGACAACGGAACGTTTCATCGCCGATTTTTACTATCAAGAGGATGGTTTGGACCGGCTGATTCGTCATTTGTCCTCCTTGGAAGAGGGGACGACGGAAATCAATTGTCATCCTGGTTATGTTGATGAAATCCTCCCCAACATTTCCAACTGGACGGAGGTTCGAGAGAAAGAGCTGAAGGTTTTGACCGACGAGAGCGTTCTCGATCTCTCACGGGCAGAGGGGATTCGATTCATTCATTACGGACAGTTGACGGAATAG
- a CDS encoding TetR/AcrR family transcriptional regulator produces MMISLLKCVDDRMTHMRRPQDPRIIRTKQLLRDALLDLIEEKGMEGINVRDLTKKAGLNRGTFYLHYRDIHDLLEQSKAEILKGLQNVLDRSHTGQKEIPKHLTESRFTPLFEYLAENQRFFKVMLNTKGDPSFIYQMKELMKQILYKKTIKFQPCDEEMLVPRDYLIAHVTSSTLGVIQHWFECEMNFSPQEMSRIVYRLIALSPEKLSGLHQK; encoded by the coding sequence ATGATGATTTCACTATTAAAATGTGTTGATGATAGGATGACCCATATGAGACGACCGCAAGATCCGAGAATTATACGGACCAAACAATTACTGCGGGATGCATTGCTGGATCTCATTGAGGAGAAAGGAATGGAGGGGATAAATGTTCGGGACTTGACGAAAAAAGCCGGATTGAACCGCGGAACGTTTTACTTGCATTACCGGGACATTCACGATCTCTTGGAACAAAGCAAAGCCGAAATACTGAAGGGCCTGCAAAATGTCCTGGATCGCTCCCATACGGGACAAAAAGAAATTCCCAAGCACCTCACAGAGTCCAGATTTACTCCACTGTTTGAATACCTCGCTGAAAATCAACGTTTTTTCAAAGTGATGCTAAATACAAAAGGGGACCCCTCATTCATTTATCAAATGAAAGAATTGATGAAACAAATTTTGTATAAAAAAACAATAAAGTTTCAACCATGTGATGAAGAAATGCTGGTTCCCAGGGATTATTTGATTGCACATGTCACTTCCTCTACACTGGGTGTGATTCAACATTGGTTTGAATGTGAAATGAATTTCTCACCACAAGAAATGTCCCGGATTGTCTACCGTTTGATTGCGCTCAGCCCCGAGAAATTATCCGGATTGCACCAAAAATAA